The Actinocorallia herbida DNA window AGGTCATGGCCTATGCGGCGGTGGCCGGCCTGCCGCCCGTCGCGGGCCTGTGGGCGATGCTCCCCGCGCTCGTCGCCTACGCGCTCTTCGGGTCGTCCGAAAGGCTCTCGGTCGGCCCCGAGGCGACCACCGCGCTGATGACCGCGGTCGTCATCGGGCCCCTGGCCGGCGGGGATCCGGCGCGCTACGCGGCCCTCGCCGCGGGGCTCGCCCTGTGCACCGGCCTCCTCGCGTTCGCCGCCCGGCTGCTGCGGCTCGGGTTCGTCGCCGACCTGCTCTCCCACCCGATCCTCGTCGGCTACCTCGCGGGCGTCGCCGTCGTCATGGTCTCCGGGCAGCTCTCCCGCGTCACCGGGGTCCCGGTCGAGGGCCAGGGCGTCGTCGCCGAGGTCGTCTCCTTCGCCGGGAACATCACCCAGGTCCACCCGGGCACCCTCGCGCTGTCCCTGACCTGCCTCGGGTTCCTCTTCGCCCTCCAGCGGTGGCGGCCGCACTGGCCGGGGCCGCTGCTCGCGGTCCTGCTCGCCGCCGGGGCCGTCGCCGTCTTCGCCCTGGACGAGCGGGGCATCGCCGTCGTCGGGGAGGTCCCGGCCGGGCTGCCCGCCCCCTCCCTGCCCGACCTCTCCGACGCCGCGGTCCTGCTGCCCGCCGCGCTCGGCGTCCTGCTGGTCTCCTTCACCGACACGATGCTCACCGCCCGCGCCTTCGAGACGCCCGGCGGCAGGCGCGCGGACGGCAACGCCGAACTCGTCGCGCTCGGCGCCGCCAACGCCGGGGCCGGGCTCTTCCAGGGCTTCCCGGTGAGCAGCAGCGGCAGCCGCACCGCGCTCGCCGCCGCCGCCGGCGCCCGCACCCAGGCGTTCTCCCTGGTGGCGCTCGCCTGCGTCGGCGCCGTGCTGCTGGTGCTGAACCCGCTGCTCGCGGCCTTCCCCAAGGCCGCGCTCGGCGCGCTCGTCGTCTACGCCGCGGCCCGGCTCGTCGACCTCGCCGGGTTCCGCAGGCTCGCCGCGTTCCGGCGCAGCGAACTGCTGCTCGCGCTCTCGGCGGTCGCGGGCGTGCTCTTCCTCGACGTGCTCTACGGCATCCTCGTCGCCATCGGGCTCTCGGTGCTCGACCTGCTGCGCCGGGTGGCCCGCCCGCGCGCCGCGGTCCTCGGCAAGGTGCCCGGACTCGCCGGGATGCACGACGTCGCGGACTTCCCCGACGCGGAGACGGTGCCCGGCCTCGTCGTCTACCGGTACGACTCGCCGCTGTTCTTCGCCAACGCCGAGGACTTCCGCCGCCGCGCGCTGGCCGCCGCCGACGCCCCCGCGGAGCGGCCCGCCTGGTTCCTGCTCAACGCCGAGGCGATCATCGAGGTCGACAGCACGGCCCTGGAGGCGCTCGGCGACCTCGCCGCCGACCTGGCGCGGCGCGGCATCGTGCTGGCCCTCGCGCACGTCAAGCAGGACCTGCTCGGCGACCTCCGCAGGTTCGGGCTGCTCGAGGTGATCCCAGCGGACCTGATCTTCCCGACCCTCCCGACCGCCGTCGGCGCCTTCACCGAGCGGACGGCCCGGGACGGCGCCTAATCGAGTTCGCGGCTCGCGTCGGGGACGACCGTGGTCTGCCGGGGCGGCCGGACGTACCCCGTAGGGGCGGGCCGCTTCGGCATCTCGATCTGCGGCGAAGGCACCTCGTAGTAGGGGATCGTCGAGAGCAGGTGGGAGATCATGTTGATCCGCGCCCGCTTCTTGTCGTCGCTCTCGACCTCGTACCAGGGCGCCTCGGGGATGTCGGTGTAGAGCATCATCTGGTCCTTGGCCTGGGAGTACTCCTCCCAGCGGGTGATCGACTCGAGGTCCATCGGGGACAGCTTCCAGCGCCGCATCGGATCATCGAGACGCGACTCGAAGCGCTTCTGCTGCTCGGCGTCGCTCACCGAGAACCAGTACTTGCGCAGCAGGATGCCGTCCTCGACCAGCAGCCGCTCGAAGATCGGGCACTGGTGCAGGAAGCGCGAGTACTCCTCGTGCGTGCAGAAGCCCATGACGTGCTCGACGCCCGCCCGGTTGTACCAGCTCCGGTCGAACAGGACGATCTCCCCGGCGGCGGGCAGCTCGGCCGCGTACCGCTGGAAGTACCACTCGGTGCGCTGGCGGTCCGTGGGCTTGGGCAGCGCCGCGATCCGGGCGACCCGGGGACTCAGGTACTCGGTGACCCGCTTGATCGCGCCGCCCTTGCCCGCGGCGTCGCGGCCCTCGAAGACGATCACGACCCGCTCGCCCTCGGCCTTCACCCACTCCTGGAGCTTCACGAGTTCGGCCTGGAGCCGGAGGATCTCGCGGTCGTACGTCTCACGCGGGAGCTTCTTCGCCATGATCCCCATTATCGGCATACGGATGGGACGGTCGGGGACGGAGGCCGTCCAAGATCCGGTCCTTTTGTGACGCTTTGGTGGAGCATTGCGCCACAAGTGGTGATGTAACGACTACGCTTTGCGTAGGGCGGGCGGTCGAGGGGAGAGGCATGCGGAGCGCGAGACTGGCGATGAGCCTCTTGGCCCTCGCCGGGGGGATCGAACTCGTGCTCGCCTGCGTGAGCTACGTCGTCCTGCCCATGGACGACGTCACGGGCCCGCCGACCCCCGGCACCGGCATCGAGTTCGGCTCGGCGATGTTCGCCTACCTCGTCCTGCTGGCCTGGGGCACCGTCAACGCCGCGGTGCTGGTCCTCTCCGCGGTCTACGGCCTCGCCGTCCACCGGGACGCCGCGCGCTGGAGGCGGGCGCAGCGCCGCGTCCTCCTGGCCTGCCTGATCGGCGCCCTCATCTGCGTGGCCGGGGCGCTGGCCGGCTACCGCGGCACGACGGCCATCCCGCCCGAATCGGTCGGACCGTCCCTCATACATGTCATCGTCTACAGCGGGATCGCGTTCTTCGTCATGCTCTGCCTGCTCGCCCACGACCGGGTCCACGACCGGGCCGGGGGCCTCGCGGTGGAGCCCGGCGCAGGTGGGCGCGGCTGACCCGCCGTCGGGCGCCCTCCGACTGGCGAGTTGACGGCCCGGTGAATGTGAAGTGTGTCATACCTGCCATCATCGGCACGCTGGAGCGATCCAGTCAGGGGGCTTCGATCAACCGCCCGGTAAGGTCGGTTCAGGAGGTGGGACGTCTTGGTGGAGACGAGGGACCGGATCTTCACGGTGCCGAACGCGCTGAGTCTCGCCCGTCTTCTGGGAGTTCCGCTCTTCTTCTGGCTGGTCCTCGCCGAGAACGACGGATGGGCCATCGGCCTGCTCGTCCTGGCGGGGCTGTCGGACTGGGCGGACGGCAAACTCGCCAGGGCCCTCAACCAGACCAGCCGGCTCGGCACCCTGCTCGACCCCGCCGCCGACCGGCTCTACATCCTCGCCACGCTCGTCGGCCTCACCGTCCGGGGGATCATCCCCTGGTGGCTGGTCGCGGGCCTCGCCGCACGCGAGGTCTACATGGGCCTGGTCCTCGTCGTCGTCAAACGGCACGGCTGGACCGGCCTGCCGGTGCACCTCGTCGGCAAGGCCGCGACCATGTGCCTCCTCTACTCCTTCCCCCTGCTCCTGTGGGGGGACCACGACGGCGCCGCGGCGACCGCCGCGCGCGTCGTCGGATGGGCGTGGGCCCTCTGGGGCACCGCGCTCTACTGGTGGGCCGCCGTCCTTTACACCCAACAGGCACGACAACTCATCCGAGCGCTGCCCCCCCGAGCGGGCGCCGAGAACGAGGGAGTCGCACCAGCCCCATGAAGGCCGTCGTGATGGCCGGAGGCGAGGGGACGCGACTGCGTCCCATGACCGCCAACCAGCCCAAGCCTCTGCTCCCCGTCATCAACCGACCGATCATGGAGCACGTGCTGCGGCTCCTGAAACGGCACGGCTTCACCGAGACCGTCGTCACCGTCCAGTTCCTCGCCGCGCTGATCCGCAACTACTTCGGCGACGGCGAAGAACTCGGCATGAGCCTCCAGTACGCCACCGAAGAGATCCCGCTGGGCACCGCGGGCAGCGTCAAGAACGCCGAGGACGCGCTCAAGGACGACCGCTTCCTGGTCATCTCCGGCGACGCGCTCACCGACATCGACCTCACCGACATGGTGCGGTTCCACAAGGAGAACGGCGCCCTGGTGACCATCGGGCTCAAGCGGGTGCCCAACCCGCTGGAGTTCGGCATCATCATCGTCGACGACGAGGGCCGCATCCAGCGCTTCCTGGAGAAGCCGACCTGGGGCCAGGTGTTCTCCGACACCGTCAACACCGGCATCTACGTCATGGAGCCCGAGGTCCTGGAGCGCGTCGCCCCCGGCGAGAGCGTCGACTGGTCCTCCGACGTCTTCCCCCGGCTCCTCGCCGAAGGCGCCCCCCTGTTCGGCTACGTCGCCGACTGCTACTGGGAGGACGTCGGCACCCACGAGAGCTACCTCAAGGCCCAGGCCGACATGCTTTCCGGCAAGGTCGACGTGGAGATGGACGGGTTCGAGGTCTCCCCGGGCGTCTGGGTGGCCGAAGGCGCCGAGGTCGATCCCGGGGCCGTCCTCAAGGGCCCGCTCTACATCGGCGACTACGCCAAGGTCGAGGCCGGGACGGAACTGCGCGAGTACACCGTGCTCGGCAGCAACGTCGTGGTCAAGGAGGGCGCCTTCCTGCACAGGGCCGTCGTCCACGACAACGTCTTCGTCGGCCCGTCCACGAACCTCCGCGGCTGCGTCATCGGCAAGAACACCGACATCATGGCCGGAGCGCGGGTCGAGGAGAACGGGATCGTCGGCGACGAGTGCGTCATCGAGGCCGAGGCGTACCTGGCCCACGGCGTCAAGGTCTACCCGTTCAAGACCATCGAGGCGGGGGCCGTGGTGAACACCTCGGTCATCTGGGAGTCGCGCGGCCAGCGCAACCTGTTCGGCCCGCGCGGCGTCTCCGGGCTGATCAACGTCGAGATCACCCCCGAACTCGCCGTCCGGCTGACCAGCGCCTACGCCACGAGCCTCAAGAAGGGCGCCACCGTCATCACCGCGCGCGACGCCTCCCGCGCCGCGCGCACGCTCAAACGCGCCGTCATCGCCGCGCTGACGGCCGGCGCGATCAACGTCGAGGACCTCGAGGCGTGCGCGCTGCCCGTGGCCCGCTTCGAGACCGCCCGGGAGGACTGCGCGGGCGGCATCGTGATCAGGACCACCCTGGGCGACCCGGAGAGCGTGGACATCCTGTTCCTGGACGAGACGGGCGCCGACCTCTCCCAGGGCGCCCAGCGCAAGCTGGAGCGGGTCTTCGGCCGCCAGGAGTTCCGCCGCGCCTTCCCCGGGGAGATCGCGGAGCTCAGCTACCCCACCCGCACCGTCGAGGGCTACAGCCGCGACCTCGTCCGCCAGATGGACATGTCCGGCATCGACGAGGCGGGGCTCAAGATCGTCGTCGACTGCGCGGGCGGCGTCACCGCGAACGTCCTGCCGATCCTGCTCACCAAGGTCGGCGTCGACGTCCTCACCCTCAACAACCGCCTCGACGAGCTGAACCCGACCGAGACCCCGGCCACCCGGGAGAAGGCGCTCGCCGCGATGGGCGCGATCGTCTCGTCCTCGGGCGCGGCCTTCGGCGTCAGGTTCGACCCGGTGGGGGAGCGGATCAGCCTGGTCGACGAGAAGGGCGACCCGATCTCCGACGACCGGGCCCTGCTCGTCCTGCTCGACCTCGTGGCGGCCGAGCGGCGCTCCGGCACGGTCGCGCTGCCCGTGACCACCACGCGGGTCGCCGAACGCGTCTGCGCGGCGCACGGCGTCCGGGTGCGGTGGACCACCACCCACCAGGACGTGCTGACCAAGGCGGCGGCCGATCCCGAGGTGATCTTCGCCGGCGACGGCCGCGGCGGGTTCGTCTTCCCCGAGTTCAGCCACACCGTGGACGGCGTCGCCGCGTTCGTCAGGCTCACCGGCCTGGTCGCGCGGACCCGCATGACGCTCTCCCAGATCGACGAGCGGATCCCCGACGCGCACCTGCTGCGCGCCTCGGTGCCCACCCCGTGGGCGGCCAAGGGCAGCGTCATGCGGCACGTGGTCGAGGCCGCGGGGGACCGGACCGTCGACACCACCGACGGCGTCCGGGTGGTGGAGGCGGACGGGCGGTGGGCGCTGGTCCTGCCCGATCCCGCCGAAGCCGTCACGCACCTGTGGGCCGAAGGCCCCGACGACGCGGCCGCCCGCACCCTCCTGGAGGAGTGGGTGGCGGTCGTAGAGGCCGCCGGAAGCTGAAAATCCCGCCCCCGGGACCGGTAATTCGATCACCGGGGGCTCCGCGACCGCCGTCCGCGCGGTACGGTCTTCCTGACAGGCTTTCCGGAGGGCCCCACCGCGCGGCGGCGTAGACCGCCGATCATGGCGGAGGGTAGCGTTCGCCGGTAAGTGTTCTTTGTGGGGCGTGGTCCAGGGGGACCCGCCGAGGGTAGGAGGCCGAGCCGATCGATGCCGAGCGTCTACTGCACCCAGTGCGGTCACGCCAATCCCGATGGCGCCCGCTTCTGCTCCAACTGCGGCACCCCTCTGGTGCGCAGCGTGCACCCGGCTCCGGAGACCCCCGGTGAGTCGACCTCGACGATCTCGATCAGCGGGCTGACCGACGGACTGGAGATCCCCGAGGCACCCTCCACCGAGGAGGGCGGCTCCGACCAGCTCAACGTCGACGCCCTGCCGTTCGGCACCGCACTGCTCGTGGTGCGGCGCGGCCCCAACGCCGGCAGCCGCTTCCTGCTCGACAAGGAGCGCACCTCCGCGGGCCGGCACCCCGAGAGCGACATCTTCCTCGACGACGTGACGGTCTCGCGCCGGCACGCCGAGTTCACCCGCCACGGCGGCGGCTTCTCCGTCCGCGACGTGGGCAGCCTCAACGGCACCTACGTGAACCGCGAGCGGATCGACAGCGTGGCGCTGAACGGCGGGGACGAGGTGCAGATCGGCAAGTTCCGGCTCGTTTTCCTCACCAACCCACAGCACGGGTGAGCAGCAGCGCCGCCCGGGCGTACATGACGATCGGGGACGTCTTGGCGCGCCTACAGGGCGAGTTCCCGGACGTCACCCCGTCGAAGATCCGGTTCCTTGAGGCCGAGGGCCTGATCGAGCCGGACCGCACCCCGGCGGGCTACCGCAAGTTCAGCCACGCCGATGTGGAGCGCCTGCGGTTCATCCTGGCGGCCCAGCGCGACAGCTATCTGCCGCTGCGGGTGATCAAGGAGCAGCTGGAGTCCAGGCCGCCGCGCACGCTGGTGGCGGCCGACTCCCAGCCGTCGGCGGAGGTCGCGCTGACCCGCCGCCAGCTCCTGGACGCCACGGGGATCGACGAGTCGCTCCTGGAGGAGCTGGAGGCCTACGGGCTGGTCCGGCGGAACGCGGGGGGCTTCGGCTCCGAGGCGCTGACGGTGGCCCGCACCGCGGGCCTGCTCGCCCCGTTCGGCCTCGAGGCCCGGCATCTGCGGGTGATCAAGGCGGCCGCCGAGCGGGAGCTCGACCTCGTCGAGCAGATGATCGCCCCCCTGCTGAAACGGCGCGCCCCCGGCGCGCACGAGGAGGCCGGGCGGACCGCCGACGAGCTGTCGGAGCTCGTGCTGGCGCTGCACACCGCGCTCGTGACGGCCGGGCTGCGCGACAGCCTCGGCCGATGACCCCGGACGTGCTCCTGTGGGCCCGGCAGCGGGGGGTCCGAGGGCCCGGTCGTGCCGGGGCGCCCCGGCCGGCGGGGCCGGTTCCGCGGAGTCGGTTCCGGAAGGTGTAGTTTGTGACATAGGACCGCCTGACGCAGGGAGCCGCCGTGAAGCAGATGGAGGTCGTCGGCGTAAGGGTCGAAGTGCCCACCAACCAGCCGATCGTGCTGCTCAAGGAGGTCGGCGGGGACCGGTATCTGCCCATCTGGATCGGGGCTGTGGAGGCCACCGCCATCGCCGTCGCGCAGTCGGAGAACCAGCCGCCGCCGAGGCCCCTCACCCACGATCTGTTCAAGAACGTGATCGAGGCGCTGGGCGTCGCGCTGACGACGGTGAACATCACCGCGCTGCGGGACGGGATCTTCTTCGCCGACCTGGTGTTCTCCAACGGCACGGAGGTCAGCGCGCGTCCGTCGGACTCGATCGCGCTCGCGCTGCGCACCGGATCGGCGATCTTCGCCAGCGAGGACGTACTGGAGTCGGCGGGCGTGTCCATGCCCGACGAACAAGAGGACGAGGTGGAGAAGTTCCGGGAGTTCCTGGACAACATCTCCCCCGAGGACTTCGAGAAGGGCGGCGCTTAGGCGCCGTGGAAGTCCCGTGACCTTTCACCGGTCCTGACAGGTGTCATGGCCGTTTCCCACACCCGCGCCCGCGGGTAGGGGAAGAGAGGGAGCGGATACCAAGTCGTTTGTGCACGTGAAGGCGATACATCCGCCTTGCGACGCGCCGACGGCGAACGTTGACCATGCCCTGACCGGCACCTACCGTGCTGGTGGAGCACCCGTGGTGAATTTCCGGCAAACCCCCTTGCCGGGATGACCGCAGGATGACAGAAGCCGGAGGTCCGCGTGGCGGTGAGCAGCGGCGAGGACAAGGTGGACCGCGAACGTCGGCTCGCCTCCCGGGCGGCCGGGGAGCAGGGCCTGCTGTTCGATGGAGGCGTCCGTATGCCGTCCCGGCTCTCCGACGAGGTGGGGTTCCGCGGGCCGGCGGCGTGCGCGGCGGCGGGGATCACCTACCGGCAACTCGACTACTGGGCGCGCACCAAGCTGGTCGAGCCCAGCGTGCGGCCCGCGCACGGCTCCGGCAGCCAGCGGCTGTACGGCTTCCGCGACATCCTCGTGCTCAAGGTCGTCAAGCGGCTTCTGGACACCGGGGTCTCGCTCCAGCAGATCCGCTCCGCGGTCAGCCACCTGCGCGACCGGGGCGTGGAGCATCTCGCCCAGATCACCCTGATGAGCGACGGCGTCAGCGTCTACGAGTGCACCAGCCCGGACGAGGTCGTGGATCTGCTCCAGGGCGGCCAGGGGGTCTTCGGCATAGCGCTCGGCCGGGTCTGGCAGGAGGTCGAGGGCAGCCTCGCCGCGCTGCCCGCCGAGAGCGCCGCGCCCGGCTCCGCGGCCGACGAGCTGTCCCGCCGCAGGGAGCGCAAGACGGGCTGAGCCCACCCCTCCGGCGCTAGAGCGAGTCCGTGCGCTGGAGGTGGTGGAAGGCGGCCCAGCCGGGCAGCACCGGCAGCCAGAACGTCAGCAGCCGGTACAGCAGCACCGCCGAGGTCGCGGTCTCCACCGGCAGGCCCGCGACCGTCAGGCCGAAGATCAGCGCGGTCTCCACCGCGCCGAGGCCGCCGGGGGTCGGCGCGGCCGAGCCGATGGCGTTGCCGGTGAGGAACACCACCGCGACGGCGGTCCAGGCGAGCGAGCCGCCGAACGCGCGGATCGAGGCGTCCAGGCAGACCACGAAAGCGACGGTGAGCAGCAGGGTGCCGCCCAGGCCGGTGGCGACCTTGCGGGGATCCTGGAGAACGTCCACGAGCCGCGGGACGACCCCGGAGAACATCAGCCGCAGCCGCTTCGTCACCATCCTGCGCACGGGCCCCACGGCCGCCAGGAGGCCCGCGACCGCCGCGACGGCCAGCAGCACCAGCATGACCGTCTTGGACGGCGCGAACTCGGCGTCAGGGCGGCTGGAGCCGGTCAGGAAGCCCATCACCAGCAGCAGCAGGATGTGGATGACCAGTCCGGTGAGCTGGGAGGCGCCGACGCTGGCCACGGCGGGGCCCGGCCGCACCCCCATCTTCTGGAGGTAGCGGGTGTTGATCGCGATGCCGCTCACCGCGGCGGGCGCGACGAGCTTGACGAACGAGGCGGCGAACTGGACGGCCACGCTCCGCCACAGCGGCAGCCGCTCCGGCACGAACCCCATGACCATCAGCGCCGCGGCCACGAACGACACGCCCGAGGCCACCAGCGCCAGGGCCGCCCAGCGCCAGTCTGCCGTCGCGGCGAGATGCCCGAGGTCCTGCCCGCTCAGCTGCGACGCCAGGACGTAGGCGGCGATGGTGGCGCCGACGATGCTGAAGATCGTGCGCGGCCGGAACCGCTCGAGCCGGACCTCCTCGACCTCGATCTCGGGGTAGGACCGCAGGATCTCCTCGCGCAGCGCGCCCAGCAGCTTGCCATCGCGGCGCAGCGCCGCGCGGGTCTCCCGGGACAGCGCCACCTTCTGGAGCAGCGGCACCAGCCCGCCGAGCGACTGGGCGCCCAGCATCTCCGAGGCGGTACGCACCGCGCGCTCGGCGCCCACCCGCAGGCCGAGGGTGGTGAGCAGCTGCGCCTGGTCGATCCGCACCAGCAGCTCGCCCGCGGCGATCTCGCCGCCGCCGAGCGCCACGAGCCACGGCCGCCCCTCGCAGACGAGGACCGCCGAGCCGTCCAGGCCGCGGTGGGCGATGCGCTGGCGGTGCAGGAGGTTCAGCTGGCGCCAGATGCCCATCAGGAGCTCGTCGGTGACCTCCTCGTCGGGGAGGTCGGAC harbors:
- a CDS encoding SulP family inorganic anion transporter; protein product: MSQWWRGYRREWLRGDAAAGVTVAAYLVPQVMAYAAVAGLPPVAGLWAMLPALVAYALFGSSERLSVGPEATTALMTAVVIGPLAGGDPARYAALAAGLALCTGLLAFAARLLRLGFVADLLSHPILVGYLAGVAVVMVSGQLSRVTGVPVEGQGVVAEVVSFAGNITQVHPGTLALSLTCLGFLFALQRWRPHWPGPLLAVLLAAGAVAVFALDERGIAVVGEVPAGLPAPSLPDLSDAAVLLPAALGVLLVSFTDTMLTARAFETPGGRRADGNAELVALGAANAGAGLFQGFPVSSSGSRTALAAAAGARTQAFSLVALACVGAVLLVLNPLLAAFPKAALGALVVYAAARLVDLAGFRRLAAFRRSELLLALSAVAGVLFLDVLYGILVAIGLSVLDLLRRVARPRAAVLGKVPGLAGMHDVADFPDAETVPGLVVYRYDSPLFFANAEDFRRRALAAADAPAERPAWFLLNAEAIIEVDSTALEALGDLAADLARRGIVLALAHVKQDLLGDLRRFGLLEVIPADLIFPTLPTAVGAFTERTARDGA
- the ppk2 gene encoding polyphosphate kinase 2, whose translation is MAKKLPRETYDREILRLQAELVKLQEWVKAEGERVVIVFEGRDAAGKGGAIKRVTEYLSPRVARIAALPKPTDRQRTEWYFQRYAAELPAAGEIVLFDRSWYNRAGVEHVMGFCTHEEYSRFLHQCPIFERLLVEDGILLRKYWFSVSDAEQQKRFESRLDDPMRRWKLSPMDLESITRWEEYSQAKDQMMLYTDIPEAPWYEVESDDKKRARINMISHLLSTIPYYEVPSPQIEMPKRPAPTGYVRPPRQTTVVPDASRELD
- a CDS encoding CDP-alcohol phosphatidyltransferase family protein, encoding METRDRIFTVPNALSLARLLGVPLFFWLVLAENDGWAIGLLVLAGLSDWADGKLARALNQTSRLGTLLDPAADRLYILATLVGLTVRGIIPWWLVAGLAAREVYMGLVLVVVKRHGWTGLPVHLVGKAATMCLLYSFPLLLWGDHDGAAATAARVVGWAWALWGTALYWWAAVLYTQQARQLIRALPPRAGAENEGVAPAP
- a CDS encoding mannose-1-phosphate guanyltransferase, with product MKAVVMAGGEGTRLRPMTANQPKPLLPVINRPIMEHVLRLLKRHGFTETVVTVQFLAALIRNYFGDGEELGMSLQYATEEIPLGTAGSVKNAEDALKDDRFLVISGDALTDIDLTDMVRFHKENGALVTIGLKRVPNPLEFGIIIVDDEGRIQRFLEKPTWGQVFSDTVNTGIYVMEPEVLERVAPGESVDWSSDVFPRLLAEGAPLFGYVADCYWEDVGTHESYLKAQADMLSGKVDVEMDGFEVSPGVWVAEGAEVDPGAVLKGPLYIGDYAKVEAGTELREYTVLGSNVVVKEGAFLHRAVVHDNVFVGPSTNLRGCVIGKNTDIMAGARVEENGIVGDECVIEAEAYLAHGVKVYPFKTIEAGAVVNTSVIWESRGQRNLFGPRGVSGLINVEITPELAVRLTSAYATSLKKGATVITARDASRAARTLKRAVIAALTAGAINVEDLEACALPVARFETAREDCAGGIVIRTTLGDPESVDILFLDETGADLSQGAQRKLERVFGRQEFRRAFPGEIAELSYPTRTVEGYSRDLVRQMDMSGIDEAGLKIVVDCAGGVTANVLPILLTKVGVDVLTLNNRLDELNPTETPATREKALAAMGAIVSSSGAAFGVRFDPVGERISLVDEKGDPISDDRALLVLLDLVAAERRSGTVALPVTTTRVAERVCAAHGVRVRWTTTHQDVLTKAAADPEVIFAGDGRGGFVFPEFSHTVDGVAAFVRLTGLVARTRMTLSQIDERIPDAHLLRASVPTPWAAKGSVMRHVVEAAGDRTVDTTDGVRVVEADGRWALVLPDPAEAVTHLWAEGPDDAAARTLLEEWVAVVEAAGS
- a CDS encoding FHA domain-containing protein — translated: MPSVYCTQCGHANPDGARFCSNCGTPLVRSVHPAPETPGESTSTISISGLTDGLEIPEAPSTEEGGSDQLNVDALPFGTALLVVRRGPNAGSRFLLDKERTSAGRHPESDIFLDDVTVSRRHAEFTRHGGGFSVRDVGSLNGTYVNRERIDSVALNGGDEVQIGKFRLVFLTNPQHG
- a CDS encoding MerR family transcriptional regulator — protein: MSSSAARAYMTIGDVLARLQGEFPDVTPSKIRFLEAEGLIEPDRTPAGYRKFSHADVERLRFILAAQRDSYLPLRVIKEQLESRPPRTLVAADSQPSAEVALTRRQLLDATGIDESLLEELEAYGLVRRNAGGFGSEALTVARTAGLLAPFGLEARHLRVIKAAAERELDLVEQMIAPLLKRRAPGAHEEAGRTADELSELVLALHTALVTAGLRDSLGR
- a CDS encoding bifunctional nuclease family protein codes for the protein MKQMEVVGVRVEVPTNQPIVLLKEVGGDRYLPIWIGAVEATAIAVAQSENQPPPRPLTHDLFKNVIEALGVALTTVNITALRDGIFFADLVFSNGTEVSARPSDSIALALRTGSAIFASEDVLESAGVSMPDEQEDEVEKFREFLDNISPEDFEKGGA
- a CDS encoding MerR family transcriptional regulator; this encodes MAVSSGEDKVDRERRLASRAAGEQGLLFDGGVRMPSRLSDEVGFRGPAACAAAGITYRQLDYWARTKLVEPSVRPAHGSGSQRLYGFRDILVLKVVKRLLDTGVSLQQIRSAVSHLRDRGVEHLAQITLMSDGVSVYECTSPDEVVDLLQGGQGVFGIALGRVWQEVEGSLAALPAESAAPGSAADELSRRRERKTG
- a CDS encoding lysylphosphatidylglycerol synthase transmembrane domain-containing protein codes for the protein MVKTQGATALEPPLDLPEGAEVDEPPFPSRIRNQGDLIRALACLIGIGLLLLLPSFATQTTTGLESDVTRGTEQAPHFLLSLASLTAGFGVLAVPLVFAADRVIRRDGMRIVVGLAAAIAALGAVVALDAWIEHAAPAIITNALGWTKTGQTPVPADLTPVIAYVTAIRLAGRPRWQAVMWGTIALAGLASLVAGNTTALGLVATYLIGRLTGYLTLYGLGTPNPRPPGTAVLAALDRLGLRPVKATRIDDGTLDRRSYLVRARTRDLDVVVLDRDQQTSGLLYRAWRGLRLRANQPRRTLRSLRRSLEQESLLSYAATAAGVRTPRLVATSEVGTEAALLAYTHVDGVALSDLPDEEVTDELLMGIWRQLNLLHRQRIAHRGLDGSAVLVCEGRPWLVALGGGEIAAGELLVRIDQAQLLTTLGLRVGAERAVRTASEMLGAQSLGGLVPLLQKVALSRETRAALRRDGKLLGALREEILRSYPEIEVEEVRLERFRPRTIFSIVGATIAAYVLASQLSGQDLGHLAATADWRWAALALVASGVSFVAAALMVMGFVPERLPLWRSVAVQFAASFVKLVAPAAVSGIAINTRYLQKMGVRPGPAVASVGASQLTGLVIHILLLLVMGFLTGSSRPDAEFAPSKTVMLVLLAVAAVAGLLAAVGPVRRMVTKRLRLMFSGVVPRLVDVLQDPRKVATGLGGTLLLTVAFVVCLDASIRAFGGSLAWTAVAVVFLTGNAIGSAAPTPGGLGAVETALIFGLTVAGLPVETATSAVLLYRLLTFWLPVLPGWAAFHHLQRTDSL